The Harmonia axyridis chromosome 3, icHarAxyr1.1, whole genome shotgun sequence nucleotide sequence atttcatttaattacTTTTTATCTTTTTTACTGTTTTGAGTTCAATTCGATTTTAAAAGCTAATAATATGGATCTATCATGGTTGTTGCAAAGCAAAGCAGCGAGTGCAATAAAACATTTAGCATGTATGGTgctattcattaatttttagtCAATAATATAAtcatgatttattattattattattatgttctggaatttgaatgtttttggAATTATACGCCCGTCTTTTGAGAATTATTGATTACAttctgaattatatttatttggattGTGTACTTCTTGggttcaaaaaataaataaatgccaaatatcaattgaaatgaaacaaaaagaagaagaatttagTATGAACAGAAAATATATTAACGGATGGACTGATTTACGTATGTTACCTCATAAATGATTATGACTCCTTTACTATTCTTTGAGAACTCAAGATCAAGTTTTTGTTTGAACACTCCTTCTGGAGTTTTATAAATTAACAATTTCCTTTTTAGTACATAAAgctatgttattattatattttaattaaCCAACCACCAAACTAACAAAGATCCATACTCACTTCTTTTAGCATTTGTTTCAAAACAACATTTCCTCATAACATAGCCTTTCTTATATTCCACTGTACTCATATTGGAAGGAATTTCTAAGAATGGATTTACTCCATATGGAATGTGTTCATGGACCTTATTTTGAGCTGGTGATGTGCAATCATCCCTTAAATAACAGTTATAAGTGTTCTGATGTAAATACAACATCTAGAATAGAAATACTTACAATGCCCATTCTAATGGGTAATTTTTGATCGAATAATAAATTAGTTTCAAAACTTCGCGTGGAAAATTCTTTCCTTCATTCAAATCTGCTAAATTatcaatgaattcattacaagTCATTTTTCTATTCATATTTTGTCCATGGAGGTCTGTGTTGAGCAGCATAATTGCACATGTCAATGTGTGTACAGCATCTAAAATCATTTTTTCTTATAGACAAATTCAGGTAATGAAAGCTGAAGACATGATATATTGTGCTTCAATGCTCTCTAATTCTCAGTTATACAAGTAGAAAGTTATTATAGAATCTCATGTGTATGGTGAATTAAACTATAGTTAAAGGCAATATATATACAGAAttaaccattttattattattattattattatatttcactaTTTGAATAGGTCATTAATGAAAGACATACCTTGAGAATTAAAAGAGCCAGGATTGCAAAAtaaatatctttttgaaaagtGAACCAAGACTCTTTCTCTTTCCTGGGTTTCCCCCGTAAGAGAAAACTGTTTTAAAAATTTCCTCAAGGCTGCATCTAATGTATCATTTTCAAACTCGAAATATTTTAAGTACTCTTCAGCTACAGCTCTGCTGAAGTCATTGCtggaaaataattgatgatcaagttatataaaaaaaacagcATTAAACTGTATTACTCACTTTTTGCTCAAATGTCTTGAAACGTCAGATTTCTTGAAACCGTCTAAACTATACAATCTCTTAGCCAGCCGAATAGCTGATGGAACATCCACTGCTTTAGGAGAATAATGAAAACTATGCAGGCTTTCTATATCACTGTCATCTTCTATTAAGGTAGGAGATGAATCTCTTTTAATATCACAATTTGAATCATAATCTACTAAATTTTGTTCCATTAGATCACAATTTATCTGAAAGAATATAGATATTTAGTTATAGAAAAGAATTATGAGGACTTGAAGTATCTCCAAACAGCCTAAtctgtttttgaatattttgaaatttcaagcacttattccaaaatatatttttacttttagaaaatcaaaaaaaaaaaaatacggttTCCATTTCCAAGTACTTAATTTTATTCCATTATACATTTTTCCTTATTCAAATGAAGTATGAAACCAGTTCAAATTAAATAGTAACTGGAATAGAATTCATTATAGAATCTGGTTGTGTATGTGAAGAGAACAACAATTTGATGGACTTGTTAATCCCCaattgatattccaatttacaAACCATTAGTAATAAATATTCTGGTTTTATaacatttgttattttttttattagcaCACTCACTTGATTGATTTTAGTTTACAGCAAGatacttttttattttatttttgtaatattgtGTTTAAAAGTTGTAATGAACCAAATGAAAAATATGCATCTGCAATTTCTTATCAATCTGAATGAAgatcttttttttaaatgttatttatacaaaagaatattttgtaaaattaaatacttggggtaaaatattatttaacAGAATCATACACACCTCACATCCATTTTGAGGAGTAACAGTATTTTCGTTCTGTTTCTCCCTGAAACAACTTTTGTCAGGCCCCTTCACTTGTATAACAATTCGGTGATCATTATCACTACCCCGATGCCTTTGGTAAGGTTCCGAAACTAAAAGTGTACTATCACTATCACTTGGATCACTGATTTCCATAATACAATCACGCATTCCCATACTGTCGTCATCATGGTAATCAGGACTTGAAATATTCGAGATTGCCTCGGACATGCTGGCATCATTCACTGAATGATGTGGTAAATTGTTGAGAGAGTAAGGTAGTTTTCTAGATCCAGAATGGCTAGACATTACCGAGGAAGACACAGATGTGGGAGAGGCTGGAGATTCTGAATGGGGAGGACTAAGAGAAGTTGGAGAGGAGTTGCTGTGGGAGGAATTGCTGCCATTAGACAGCTGGTGTGAATGTTTGGCGTTTTCACTTATTGGCGCATTGTAAGTCCATACAATCCTATCACTGTCATCACTGACATTTGTGTTGTCGGAAGCTGTATCCAGGAGAGTATTCAATGAAGAAGTCATATCATCATTTCCTTCAGCATTCGAGGACCGTTCATCAATGTCATAATTTTGGCCTTGTAATTGGTCCTCCGACCTACAAATGAATTTCAAGAATAATCATGGTAATGGGCTAGATGTAATATGTGAATATATCtactatttctaaaaaaaaccttatttcgccaataaaatcatgttttaaggtaaattatggcatcTATATAATTTAAATCATGTCACTTTTAGAATACCTTTAACATGACCAGTTTTTGATTCTTTAATAATGTCATACAGCCTAATATCATAAtcccaattttcaaattttaactcAGGGCACTTTGTATTagtttctttcaatatattAATCCAAacttaaataaaacaaaataaactgATGTCTCACCTGCTGTTTCTCACATAGTTTCCAGAGGAATTATTAGTATTGGAAGTAGTATCACCAAGTCTTCTGGTGGCACATTCAGGGGAAGTAGTCAAAGATGCTGCTCCATAAACTTTTTGGCCAAGTTCTGACTCGTTGGGACTATTTGGCACAGAATTATTCATCGAGTGGGTCATTTGATTGGAATGGTTATTGTGAAACTTTGGATTAGCCATCTATAATGAGAAGGTTCCTCATGATATTGAAAATGAGCAACCCACTTCATAATATTCAATAACGGAAAGTACAGGATTCATAACAAATAACATAGAAAAAAGAACACTCAGATAAGCTTATTGAGAGTTttactgaaatattaattttcaaataattctacAAATAAATACTGGGTGTTCTTTTTTATCCAGCATGCTTTCATGCaattaaattacataatataaaatgcatttgtgaaattattatgttgtttttgaaatttaCACCCAAGAACCTCCctatattcaaaaataattgttaGGGATTAGGATTACCCATAAAAAAGgaatattaaagaaaaataaagcATGAAAATGATTTGATATACACCTAGAACTTACCCTTCTGTGTTTAGCTAATGATGTGGATTGGGGTATTTTAGATATATTAAGGATTTTTTCTCCGGTCATCATATAAGCCTCAAATTTGGGTTGCGACTTTTTGACGCATTCTTGATTGGAGAGGGGCTGCCATAGTAATCGATCATTGTCCCCATGATTCATCAGTAGAGGCTCTTTCTCTGGGATACTTTTGTTCAAGACATGTGTTTGATGCACAGAAGGCTGAGGGCGATTGGGACTAtattttttgagttttgatgTGCAAATACTCTCTGATTCATCGCAGTTTGTTAGTAGATGTGTTTGAACTGTTGCTTTGATTTTAGGATCTGAAAAATGTTAGTATCTCTAGTAACTGTGAAAATCGTGTTTTATTATCCACTTTGTTATTTTCCTGATAAGCTGAGGTGATAAATTAGTTTTTGCTAGGGAAGCATAATGATACAGACAGTTTATAAGCTCTGAGAATGATGAAAAAAAGATCAAAAAGTGTTCACTTGAACTGCTCCTTTTTTATTTGTATAAATactatgaaatttttcagatattcaCAAAGacattccattaaaaaaatgtgaCAGAAAAAGTTGAACAAGACAAATGTGAAAATGAGTTTTCAAAATGTTACATACCACGTTTAATTTTGAGTTTAACTGGGTCTTCAGATAATCGAAGGCATTTcaacactaaaaaaaaaaaaaaattttttgagacagaaaaaaggaaagaaGAAATACAAGTTCTATTCAAgcaaatttcaaacatttttttcagagAAACTATGTATGTTGAATATCAACAGTTTCTTTGAACTTTATTGAATACTGATGATACTGAACTAAAAGTTGCTTGATTCATAGCAAAAGTAATGAaactgaagaaatgaaaatcatttaaaaattaCCTTCTTTTGTACTTAATCTATTAACATCTATTTCATTGACTCTAAGGATTACATCGCCAACCTCAacctaaaataaaataaaaaactaaaaatgtaCCATTCATTAgattattaaaaaattaaatgttaaCAAGTGACATTTTGAAGCGATAGTAAAATCATTCTTCTAATATGGGCATATTTGGAACTATGTTAATGTGTAGGCTCCATATAGAGAAAagttaataaaaattatcatttaAATATAACTTTGATCAAGTACATTTGGTGGAGAAAATGATATAGACAGTGGGTGTTTCAAGATTTGGAAGCGCATTTGACCTAATAGAAAGGAATTGAAAGAAATGCTCAATGCTATCATATCGTTTCAACATTAAAGTTTTCGATAATAAACTATTGGAAACATGTGAGAACATTTCTCCTGCTGGAAGTTTGCATAATCATAAAATCGAATTAAATAGAAATGACAGCTATATAATCCAGGGCTTCTTTAAGAAAAAAAGGgtttactgaaattttgatatacatatacatatgatATCGGTATTTCGTACACCGAT carries:
- the LOC123677088 gene encoding PH and SEC7 domain-containing protein isoform X1, whose translation is MAEELLVVLKRSEQSGLGFSLLGKPGLPPIIYNISEDSPAAESGEVEVGDVILRVNEIDVNRLSTKEVLKCLRLSEDPVKLKIKRDPKIKATVQTHLLTNCDESESICTSKLKKYSPNRPQPSVHQTHVLNKSIPEKEPLLMNHGDNDRLLWQPLSNQECVKKSQPKFEAYMMTGEKILNISKIPQSTSLAKHRRMANPKFHNNHSNQMTHSMNNSVPNSPNESELGQKVYGAASLTTSPECATRRLGDTTSNTNNSSGNYVRNSRSEDQLQGQNYDIDERSSNAEGNDDMTSSLNTLLDTASDNTNVSDDSDRIVWTYNAPISENAKHSHQLSNGSNSSHSNSSPTSLSPPHSESPASPTSVSSSVMSSHSGSRKLPYSLNNLPHHSVNDASMSEAISNISSPDYHDDDSMGMRDCIMEISDPSDSDSTLLVSEPYQRHRGSDNDHRIVIQVKGPDKSCFREKQNENTVTPQNGCEINCDLMEQNLVDYDSNCDIKRDSSPTLIEDDSDIESLHSFHYSPKAVDVPSAIRLAKRLYSLDGFKKSDVSRHLSKNNDFSRAVAEEYLKYFEFENDTLDAALRKFLKQFSLTGETQERERVLVHFSKRYLFCNPGSFNSQDAVHTLTCAIMLLNTDLHGQNMNRKMTCNEFIDNLADLNEGKNFPREVLKLIYYSIKNYPLEWALDDCTSPAQNKVHEHIPYGVNPFLEIPSNMSTVEYKKGYVMRKCCFETNAKRSLCCVFLAPFHKRSWKMFYCTLRDLMLFLHKDENGFRKNEMSDNPHNAIRIHHALATKASDYVKKQYVFRLQTADQAEYLFQTSDSKELQSWIDTINFVCASFSAPPLEAAVGSQKKFQRPLLPSSLTKFHLLLFQREQLRDHEERVTRLETELDEHRRSLPEKGSKSLIVQNYKEKEIYLNFEVKRYRTYAYILRSRMALFQEVTELKENSIGELDEAMGVTLMDETSALVPPPIPDRMSPSTNRHSYRQAIYSRNTIHSESENG
- the LOC123677088 gene encoding PH and SEC7 domain-containing protein isoform X3; this encodes MAEELLVVLKRSEQSGLGFSLLGKPGLPPIIYNISEDSPAAESGEVEVGDVILRVNEIDVNRLSTKEVLKCLRLSEDPVKLKIKRDPKIKATVQTHLLTNCDESESICTSKLKKYSPNRPQPSVHQTHVLNKSIPEKEPLLMNHGDNDRLLWQPLSNQECVKKSQPKFEAYMMTGEKILNISKIPQSTSLAKHRRMANPKFHNNHSNQMTHSMNNSVPNSPNESELGQKVYGAASLTTSPECATRRLGDTTSNTNNSSGNYVRNSRSEDQLQGQNYDIDERSSNAEGNDDMTSSLNTLLDTASDNTNVSDDSDRIVWTYNAPISENAKHSHQLSNGSNSSHSNSSPTSLSPPHSESPASPTSVSSSVMSSHSGSRKLPYSLNNLPHHSVNDASMSEAISNISSPDYHDDDSMGMRDCIMEISDPSDSDSTLLVSEPYQRHRGSDNDHRIVIQVKGPDKSCFREKQNENTVTPQNGCEINCDLMEQNLVDYDSNCDIKRDSSPTLIEDDSDIESLHSFHYSPKAVDVPSAIRLAKRLYSLDGFKKSDVSRHLSKNNDFSRAVAEEYLKYFEFENDTLDAALRKFLKQFSLTGETQERERVLVHFSKRYLFCNPGSFNSQDAVHTLTCAIMLLNTDLHGQNMNRKMTCNEFIDNLADLNEGKNFPREVLKLIYYSIKNYPLEWALDDCTSPAQNKVHEHIPYGVNPFLEIPSNMSTVEYKKGYVMRKCCFETNAKRTPFHKRSWKMFYCTLRDLMLFLHKDENGFRKNEMSDNPHNAIRIHHALATKASDYVKKQYVFRLQTADQAEYLFQTSDSKELQSWIDTINFVCASFSAPPLEAAVGSQKKFQRPLLPSSLTKFHLREQLRDHEERVTRLETELDEHRRSLPEKGSKSLIVQNYKEKEIYLNFEVKRYRTYAYILRSRMALFQEVTELKENSIGELDEAMGVTLMDETSALVPPPIPDRMSPSTNRHSYRQAIYSRNTIHSESENG
- the LOC123677088 gene encoding PH and SEC7 domain-containing protein isoform X2, whose translation is MAEELLVVLKRSEQSGLGFSLLGKPGLPPIIYNISEDSPAAESGEVEVGDVILRVNEIDVNRLSTKEVLKCLRLSEDPVKLKIKRDPKIKATVQTHLLTNCDESESICTSKLKKYSPNRPQPSVHQTHVLNKSIPEKEPLLMNHGDNDRLLWQPLSNQECVKKSQPKFEAYMMTGEKILNISKIPQSTSLAKHRRMANPKFHNNHSNQMTHSMNNSVPNSPNESELGQKVYGAASLTTSPECATRRLGDTTSNTNNSSGNYVRNSRSEDQLQGQNYDIDERSSNAEGNDDMTSSLNTLLDTASDNTNVSDDSDRIVWTYNAPISENAKHSHQLSNGSNSSHSNSSPTSLSPPHSESPASPTSVSSSVMSSHSGSRKLPYSLNNLPHHSVNDASMSEAISNISSPDYHDDDSMGMRDCIMEISDPSDSDSTLLVSEPYQRHRGSDNDHRIVIQVKGPDKSCFREKQNENTVTPQNGCEINCDLMEQNLVDYDSNCDIKRDSSPTLIEDDSDIESLHSFHYSPKAVDVPSAIRLAKRLYSLDGFKKSDVSRHLSKNNDFSRAVAEEYLKYFEFENDTLDAALRKFLKQFSLTGETQERERVLVHFSKRYLFCNPGSFNSQDAVHTLTCAIMLLNTDLHGQNMNRKMTCNEFIDNLADLNEGKNFPREVLKLIYYSIKNYPLEWALDDCTSPAQNKVHEHIPYGVNPFLEIPSNMSTVEYKKGYVMRKCCFETNAKRSLCCVFLAPFHKRSWKMFYCTLRDLMLFLHKDENGFRKNEMSDNPHNAIRIHHALATKASDYVKKQYVFRLQTADQAEYLFQTSDSKELQSWIDTINFVCASFSAPPLEAAVGSQKKFQRPLLPSSLTKFHLREQLRDHEERVTRLETELDEHRRSLPEKGSKSLIVQNYKEKEIYLNFEVKRYRTYAYILRSRMALFQEVTELKENSIGELDEAMGVTLMDETSALVPPPIPDRMSPSTNRHSYRQAIYSRNTIHSESENG